A section of the Castanea sativa cultivar Marrone di Chiusa Pesio chromosome 12, ASM4071231v1 genome encodes:
- the LOC142619691 gene encoding uncharacterized protein LOC142619691 isoform X3: MKPLTTEQEVLLASDDQNDSVKEDEKAGGNVPEDTSLESSKGTYKDPSSPEFDETPGESRVGDDSDSGSSSVQDVENASNVSDAINNASIQEDLQNEPTFDNKSVSPETSSVPLDFPESKNVGDSFVAGTEEFSSELTENPFDVKPTNSLVSGGNPLDLNTEPQYEMHDSSFSTVTPIVNEPVALNVSVNSQSDSTFDTQNLPKNDLDTLAPPSTEESPDLSKTTLVSSEKNSSSLDNHNYSESELSENSQSEFTYPLANDANYNNEMNRSRSESSNLVNFFSSAGIPAPSVVSAALQVLPGKVLIPATVDQVQGQALAALQVLKVIEADVQPGDLCTRREYARWLVSASSALSRNTTSKVYPAMYIENVSELAFDDITPEDPDFSSIQGLAEAGLIASKLSRRDMLSSLDEDQSPFYFSPESPLSRQDLISWKMALEKRQLPEADRKKLHQISGFIDIDKIHSDACPALEADISAGEQGIIALAFGYTRLFQPDKPVTKAQAAIALATGEASDSVSEELARIEAESMAENAVAAHTALVAEVEKDVNASFEKELSLEREKIDAVQKMAEEARCELEKLRTDREIENIALMKERAAVESEMEVLSRLRREVEEQLQSLMSNKAEISYEKERISQLRKEAEYENQEISRLQYELEVERKALSMARAWAEDEAKRASEQAKALEEARDRWERQGIKVVVDDDLREETTAGVSWLNAGKQFSVEGTVSRAENLMDKLKVMAGDLRGKSRDIINTIIQKIALLISNLREWTSKAGKRAEEVQHAVISKASISAQDLQQSTAEFSLALREGAKKVAGDCREGVEKLTHRFKT, translated from the exons ATGAAGCCCTTGACTACTGAGCAGGAAGTGTTGCTGGCCTCTGATGACCAGAATGATAGTGttaaagaagatgaaaaagcaGGTGGCAATGTTCCAGAAGATACTAGTCTGGAAAGCAGTAAAGGTACATATAAGGATCCTTCATCTCCTGAATTTGATGAAACTCCCGGTGAAAGTAGAGTTGGTGATGATTCTGATAGTGGGTCCTCATCAGTACAAGATGTTGAAAATGCATCTAATGTTTCTGATGCCATTAACAATGCTTCCATTCAAGAAGATTTGCAAAATGAACCAACTTTTGATAACAAGTCAGTTTCCCCTGAGACAAGCTCAGTTCCACTTGATTTTCCTGAATCTAAGAATGTTGGTGATTCTTTTGTTGCGGGTACAGAAGAATTTAGTTCTGAACTTACAGAGAATCCATTCGATGTCAAACCAACCAATTCGTTGGTCTCTGGTGGTAATCCTTTAGATCTTAACACAGAACCCCagtatgaaatgcatgattcTTCTTTTAGTACTGTGACCCCAATAGTCAATGAGCCTGTGGCTCTGAATGTTTCTGTCAATTCACAGTCAGATTCAACTTTCGACACTCAAAATTTACCCAAAAACGATTTAGATACTTTAGCCCCACCTTCAACCGAAGAAAGTCCTGACCTGAGCAAAACAACACTGGTCTCATCTGAGAAGAATAGTTCATCCCTGGACAATCATAACTATAGTGAAAGTGAGTTATCTGAAAATTCTCAGTCAGAATTCACCTATCCACTTGCAAATGATGCAAATTATAATAATGAGATGAATAGAAGCAGATCAGAATCATCAAATCTTGTGAATTTCTTCTCCTCTGCTGGTATTCCTGCTCCATCTGTAGTTTCTGCAGCTCTACAGGTGCTTCCTGGAAAGGTTTTGATTCCTGCAACTGTTGATCAGGTTCAAGGTCAGGCACTAGCTGCACTGCAAGTATTAAAG GTCATTGAGGCTGATGTTCAACCTGGTGATCTATGTACACGTCGTGAATATGCTCGTTGGTTAGTGTCTGCAAGCAGTGCTCTTTCAAG GAATACAACTTCAAAAGTATATCCTGCAATGTATATAGAGAATGTTTCTGAGCTAGCATTTGATGATATCACACCCGAGGAccctgatttttcatccattcaAG GCTTGGCTGAAGCTGGACTTATTGCAAGCAAGCTTTCAAGACGGGATATGCTTTCTTCTTTAGATGAAGATCAGAGCCCATTCTACTTCTCTCCAGAGAG CCCTCTATCACGTCAAGATCTTATCAGTTGGAAGATGGCCCTGGAGAAAAGACAGCTCCCAGAAGCCGACAGAAAG AAGCTGCACCAAATTTCTGGTTTTATAGACATTGATAAGATACACTCAGATGCTTGTCCCGCACTTGAAGCTGACATATCTGCTGGAGAACAGGGAATCATAGCTCTTGCATTTG GTTACACACGACTCTTCCAGCCAGATAAACCGGTCACAAAAGCCCAGGCTGCTATTGCCCTTGCTACTGGTGAGGCTTCTGATTCAGTGAGTGAGGAGCTTGCACGAATTGAAGCAGAATCAATGGCAGAAAATGCTGTTGCTGCACATACTGCTTTAGTAGCTGAAGTTGAGAAAGATGTCAATGCAAGTTTTGAAAAAGAACTTTCCTTAGAGAGGGAAAAGATTGACGCAGTGCAGAAAATGGCTGAAGAGGCAAGGTGTGAATTGGAAAAGTTAAGAACTgacagagagatagagaatATTGCCTTGATGAAGGAACGTGCGGCTGTTGAATCAGAAATGGAAGTGCTCTCACGGTTAAGGCGTGAGGTGGAGGAGCAGTTGCAGAGCCTAATGAGTAACAAGGCAGAAATATCATATGAAAAGGAAAGGATCAGTCAACTCCGGAAAGAGGCTGAATATGAAAACCAGGAGATTTCGCGCTTACAATATGAGCTAGAAGTTGAGCGAAAAGCCTTGTCTATGGCCAG GGCTTGGGCTGAGGACGAGGCAAAAAGAGCAAGTGAACAGGCAAAAGCCCTGGAGGAGGCTAGAGATCGGTGGGAGAGGCAGGGCATCAAAGTAGTTGTTGATGATGACCTTCGGGAAGAGACCACTGCTGGTGTTTCATGGCTCAATGCTGGAAAGCAATTCTCAGTTGAAGGGACTGTTAGTAGGGCTGAAAACTTGATGGACAAACTGAAGGTAATGGCAGGGGATTTAAGAGGGAAATCCAGAGATATAATCAACACGATCATCCAGAAGATAGCCTTATTAATATCAAATTTGAGAGAATGGACCAGCAAGGCTGGAAAACGAGCTGAAGAAGTACAACATGCTGTCATTTCAAAGGCAAGTATATCAGCACAAGACTTGCAGCAAAGCACTGCAGAATTTAGCTTAGCTCTCAGGGAAGGGGCAAAGAAAGTTGCTGGAGATTGTAGGGAAGGAGTTGAGAAACTCACCCATAGGTTCAAGAcatga
- the LOC142619691 gene encoding uncharacterized protein LOC142619691 isoform X2, with the protein MASATWCPSSLQLRLALNCRNCRKSPAILVRTQLGNPGRRIRVFCVAQDEARNENGVERRRNEGPLVGSDSTADGFSGWSGSESDPVDSQSNKWFGGVVGAGVVGVILVSGLAFAAFSLSKRNSLKPDQHMKPLTTEQEVLLASDDQNDSVKEDEKAGGNVPEDTSLESSKGTYKDPSSPEFDETPGESRVGDDSDSGSSSVQDVENASNVSDAINNASIQEDLQNEPTFDNKSVSPETSSVPLDFPESKNVGDSFVAGTEEFSSELTENPFDVKPTNSLVSGGNPLDLNTEPQYEMHDSSFSTVTPIVNEPVALNVSVNSQSDSTFDTQNLPKNDLDTLAPPSTEESPDLSKTTLVSSEKNSSSLDNHNYSESELSENSQSEFTYPLANDANYNNEMNRSRSESSNLVNFFSSAGIPAPSVVSAALQVLPGKVLIPATVDQVQGQALAALQVLKVIEADVQPGDLCTRREYARWLVSASSALSRNTTSKVYPAMYIENVSELAFDDITPEDPDFSSIQGLAEAGLIASKLSRRDMLSSLDEDQSPFYFSPESPLSRQDLISWKMALEKRQLPEADRKLHQISGFIDIDKIHSDACPALEADISAGEQGIIALAFGYTRLFQPDKPVTKAQAAIALATGEASDSVSEELARIEAESMAENAVAAHTALVAEVEKDVNASFEKELSLEREKIDAVQKMAEEARCELEKLRTDREIENIALMKERAAVESEMEVLSRLRREVEEQLQSLMSNKAEISYEKERISQLRKEAEYENQEISRLQYELEVERKALSMARAWAEDEAKRASEQAKALEEARDRWERQGIKVVVDDDLREETTAGVSWLNAGKQFSVEGTVSRAENLMDKLKVMAGDLRGKSRDIINTIIQKIALLISNLREWTSKAGKRAEEVQHAVISKASISAQDLQQSTAEFSLALREGAKKVAGDCREGVEKLTHRFKT; encoded by the exons ATGGCTTCTGCCACGTGGTGCCCGAGCTCGCTCCAGCTCCGACTAGCTCTCAATTGCAGGAATTGCAGGAAATCCCCTGCGATTCTGGTACGGACGCAGCTGGGGAATCCGGGTCGTCGGATTCGGGTGTTCTGTGTGGCTCAAGACGAAGCTAGAAATGAAAACGGAGTGGAACGGCGTCGTAATGAGGGTCCATTGGTCGGGTCGGATTCTACGGCTGACGGGTTCTCCGGTTGGTCCGGGTCCGAGTCCGACCCTGTTGATTCGCAGAGTAACAAGTGGTTTGGAg GGGTTGTGGGAGCAGGAGTAGTTGGAGTCATTCTTGTCTCAGGGCTTGCATTTGCAGCGTTCTCGTTGAGTAAACGAAACAGCTTAA AACCAGATCAACACATGAAGCCCTTGACTACTGAGCAGGAAGTGTTGCTGGCCTCTGATGACCAGAATGATAGTGttaaagaagatgaaaaagcaGGTGGCAATGTTCCAGAAGATACTAGTCTGGAAAGCAGTAAAGGTACATATAAGGATCCTTCATCTCCTGAATTTGATGAAACTCCCGGTGAAAGTAGAGTTGGTGATGATTCTGATAGTGGGTCCTCATCAGTACAAGATGTTGAAAATGCATCTAATGTTTCTGATGCCATTAACAATGCTTCCATTCAAGAAGATTTGCAAAATGAACCAACTTTTGATAACAAGTCAGTTTCCCCTGAGACAAGCTCAGTTCCACTTGATTTTCCTGAATCTAAGAATGTTGGTGATTCTTTTGTTGCGGGTACAGAAGAATTTAGTTCTGAACTTACAGAGAATCCATTCGATGTCAAACCAACCAATTCGTTGGTCTCTGGTGGTAATCCTTTAGATCTTAACACAGAACCCCagtatgaaatgcatgattcTTCTTTTAGTACTGTGACCCCAATAGTCAATGAGCCTGTGGCTCTGAATGTTTCTGTCAATTCACAGTCAGATTCAACTTTCGACACTCAAAATTTACCCAAAAACGATTTAGATACTTTAGCCCCACCTTCAACCGAAGAAAGTCCTGACCTGAGCAAAACAACACTGGTCTCATCTGAGAAGAATAGTTCATCCCTGGACAATCATAACTATAGTGAAAGTGAGTTATCTGAAAATTCTCAGTCAGAATTCACCTATCCACTTGCAAATGATGCAAATTATAATAATGAGATGAATAGAAGCAGATCAGAATCATCAAATCTTGTGAATTTCTTCTCCTCTGCTGGTATTCCTGCTCCATCTGTAGTTTCTGCAGCTCTACAGGTGCTTCCTGGAAAGGTTTTGATTCCTGCAACTGTTGATCAGGTTCAAGGTCAGGCACTAGCTGCACTGCAAGTATTAAAG GTCATTGAGGCTGATGTTCAACCTGGTGATCTATGTACACGTCGTGAATATGCTCGTTGGTTAGTGTCTGCAAGCAGTGCTCTTTCAAG GAATACAACTTCAAAAGTATATCCTGCAATGTATATAGAGAATGTTTCTGAGCTAGCATTTGATGATATCACACCCGAGGAccctgatttttcatccattcaAG GCTTGGCTGAAGCTGGACTTATTGCAAGCAAGCTTTCAAGACGGGATATGCTTTCTTCTTTAGATGAAGATCAGAGCCCATTCTACTTCTCTCCAGAGAG CCCTCTATCACGTCAAGATCTTATCAGTTGGAAGATGGCCCTGGAGAAAAGACAGCTCCCAGAAGCCGACAGAAAG CTGCACCAAATTTCTGGTTTTATAGACATTGATAAGATACACTCAGATGCTTGTCCCGCACTTGAAGCTGACATATCTGCTGGAGAACAGGGAATCATAGCTCTTGCATTTG GTTACACACGACTCTTCCAGCCAGATAAACCGGTCACAAAAGCCCAGGCTGCTATTGCCCTTGCTACTGGTGAGGCTTCTGATTCAGTGAGTGAGGAGCTTGCACGAATTGAAGCAGAATCAATGGCAGAAAATGCTGTTGCTGCACATACTGCTTTAGTAGCTGAAGTTGAGAAAGATGTCAATGCAAGTTTTGAAAAAGAACTTTCCTTAGAGAGGGAAAAGATTGACGCAGTGCAGAAAATGGCTGAAGAGGCAAGGTGTGAATTGGAAAAGTTAAGAACTgacagagagatagagaatATTGCCTTGATGAAGGAACGTGCGGCTGTTGAATCAGAAATGGAAGTGCTCTCACGGTTAAGGCGTGAGGTGGAGGAGCAGTTGCAGAGCCTAATGAGTAACAAGGCAGAAATATCATATGAAAAGGAAAGGATCAGTCAACTCCGGAAAGAGGCTGAATATGAAAACCAGGAGATTTCGCGCTTACAATATGAGCTAGAAGTTGAGCGAAAAGCCTTGTCTATGGCCAG GGCTTGGGCTGAGGACGAGGCAAAAAGAGCAAGTGAACAGGCAAAAGCCCTGGAGGAGGCTAGAGATCGGTGGGAGAGGCAGGGCATCAAAGTAGTTGTTGATGATGACCTTCGGGAAGAGACCACTGCTGGTGTTTCATGGCTCAATGCTGGAAAGCAATTCTCAGTTGAAGGGACTGTTAGTAGGGCTGAAAACTTGATGGACAAACTGAAGGTAATGGCAGGGGATTTAAGAGGGAAATCCAGAGATATAATCAACACGATCATCCAGAAGATAGCCTTATTAATATCAAATTTGAGAGAATGGACCAGCAAGGCTGGAAAACGAGCTGAAGAAGTACAACATGCTGTCATTTCAAAGGCAAGTATATCAGCACAAGACTTGCAGCAAAGCACTGCAGAATTTAGCTTAGCTCTCAGGGAAGGGGCAAAGAAAGTTGCTGGAGATTGTAGGGAAGGAGTTGAGAAACTCACCCATAGGTTCAAGAcatga
- the LOC142619691 gene encoding uncharacterized protein LOC142619691 isoform X1: MASATWCPSSLQLRLALNCRNCRKSPAILVRTQLGNPGRRIRVFCVAQDEARNENGVERRRNEGPLVGSDSTADGFSGWSGSESDPVDSQSNKWFGGVVGAGVVGVILVSGLAFAAFSLSKRNSLKPDQHMKPLTTEQEVLLASDDQNDSVKEDEKAGGNVPEDTSLESSKGTYKDPSSPEFDETPGESRVGDDSDSGSSSVQDVENASNVSDAINNASIQEDLQNEPTFDNKSVSPETSSVPLDFPESKNVGDSFVAGTEEFSSELTENPFDVKPTNSLVSGGNPLDLNTEPQYEMHDSSFSTVTPIVNEPVALNVSVNSQSDSTFDTQNLPKNDLDTLAPPSTEESPDLSKTTLVSSEKNSSSLDNHNYSESELSENSQSEFTYPLANDANYNNEMNRSRSESSNLVNFFSSAGIPAPSVVSAALQVLPGKVLIPATVDQVQGQALAALQVLKVIEADVQPGDLCTRREYARWLVSASSALSRNTTSKVYPAMYIENVSELAFDDITPEDPDFSSIQGLAEAGLIASKLSRRDMLSSLDEDQSPFYFSPESPLSRQDLISWKMALEKRQLPEADRKKLHQISGFIDIDKIHSDACPALEADISAGEQGIIALAFGYTRLFQPDKPVTKAQAAIALATGEASDSVSEELARIEAESMAENAVAAHTALVAEVEKDVNASFEKELSLEREKIDAVQKMAEEARCELEKLRTDREIENIALMKERAAVESEMEVLSRLRREVEEQLQSLMSNKAEISYEKERISQLRKEAEYENQEISRLQYELEVERKALSMARAWAEDEAKRASEQAKALEEARDRWERQGIKVVVDDDLREETTAGVSWLNAGKQFSVEGTVSRAENLMDKLKVMAGDLRGKSRDIINTIIQKIALLISNLREWTSKAGKRAEEVQHAVISKASISAQDLQQSTAEFSLALREGAKKVAGDCREGVEKLTHRFKT, translated from the exons ATGGCTTCTGCCACGTGGTGCCCGAGCTCGCTCCAGCTCCGACTAGCTCTCAATTGCAGGAATTGCAGGAAATCCCCTGCGATTCTGGTACGGACGCAGCTGGGGAATCCGGGTCGTCGGATTCGGGTGTTCTGTGTGGCTCAAGACGAAGCTAGAAATGAAAACGGAGTGGAACGGCGTCGTAATGAGGGTCCATTGGTCGGGTCGGATTCTACGGCTGACGGGTTCTCCGGTTGGTCCGGGTCCGAGTCCGACCCTGTTGATTCGCAGAGTAACAAGTGGTTTGGAg GGGTTGTGGGAGCAGGAGTAGTTGGAGTCATTCTTGTCTCAGGGCTTGCATTTGCAGCGTTCTCGTTGAGTAAACGAAACAGCTTAA AACCAGATCAACACATGAAGCCCTTGACTACTGAGCAGGAAGTGTTGCTGGCCTCTGATGACCAGAATGATAGTGttaaagaagatgaaaaagcaGGTGGCAATGTTCCAGAAGATACTAGTCTGGAAAGCAGTAAAGGTACATATAAGGATCCTTCATCTCCTGAATTTGATGAAACTCCCGGTGAAAGTAGAGTTGGTGATGATTCTGATAGTGGGTCCTCATCAGTACAAGATGTTGAAAATGCATCTAATGTTTCTGATGCCATTAACAATGCTTCCATTCAAGAAGATTTGCAAAATGAACCAACTTTTGATAACAAGTCAGTTTCCCCTGAGACAAGCTCAGTTCCACTTGATTTTCCTGAATCTAAGAATGTTGGTGATTCTTTTGTTGCGGGTACAGAAGAATTTAGTTCTGAACTTACAGAGAATCCATTCGATGTCAAACCAACCAATTCGTTGGTCTCTGGTGGTAATCCTTTAGATCTTAACACAGAACCCCagtatgaaatgcatgattcTTCTTTTAGTACTGTGACCCCAATAGTCAATGAGCCTGTGGCTCTGAATGTTTCTGTCAATTCACAGTCAGATTCAACTTTCGACACTCAAAATTTACCCAAAAACGATTTAGATACTTTAGCCCCACCTTCAACCGAAGAAAGTCCTGACCTGAGCAAAACAACACTGGTCTCATCTGAGAAGAATAGTTCATCCCTGGACAATCATAACTATAGTGAAAGTGAGTTATCTGAAAATTCTCAGTCAGAATTCACCTATCCACTTGCAAATGATGCAAATTATAATAATGAGATGAATAGAAGCAGATCAGAATCATCAAATCTTGTGAATTTCTTCTCCTCTGCTGGTATTCCTGCTCCATCTGTAGTTTCTGCAGCTCTACAGGTGCTTCCTGGAAAGGTTTTGATTCCTGCAACTGTTGATCAGGTTCAAGGTCAGGCACTAGCTGCACTGCAAGTATTAAAG GTCATTGAGGCTGATGTTCAACCTGGTGATCTATGTACACGTCGTGAATATGCTCGTTGGTTAGTGTCTGCAAGCAGTGCTCTTTCAAG GAATACAACTTCAAAAGTATATCCTGCAATGTATATAGAGAATGTTTCTGAGCTAGCATTTGATGATATCACACCCGAGGAccctgatttttcatccattcaAG GCTTGGCTGAAGCTGGACTTATTGCAAGCAAGCTTTCAAGACGGGATATGCTTTCTTCTTTAGATGAAGATCAGAGCCCATTCTACTTCTCTCCAGAGAG CCCTCTATCACGTCAAGATCTTATCAGTTGGAAGATGGCCCTGGAGAAAAGACAGCTCCCAGAAGCCGACAGAAAG AAGCTGCACCAAATTTCTGGTTTTATAGACATTGATAAGATACACTCAGATGCTTGTCCCGCACTTGAAGCTGACATATCTGCTGGAGAACAGGGAATCATAGCTCTTGCATTTG GTTACACACGACTCTTCCAGCCAGATAAACCGGTCACAAAAGCCCAGGCTGCTATTGCCCTTGCTACTGGTGAGGCTTCTGATTCAGTGAGTGAGGAGCTTGCACGAATTGAAGCAGAATCAATGGCAGAAAATGCTGTTGCTGCACATACTGCTTTAGTAGCTGAAGTTGAGAAAGATGTCAATGCAAGTTTTGAAAAAGAACTTTCCTTAGAGAGGGAAAAGATTGACGCAGTGCAGAAAATGGCTGAAGAGGCAAGGTGTGAATTGGAAAAGTTAAGAACTgacagagagatagagaatATTGCCTTGATGAAGGAACGTGCGGCTGTTGAATCAGAAATGGAAGTGCTCTCACGGTTAAGGCGTGAGGTGGAGGAGCAGTTGCAGAGCCTAATGAGTAACAAGGCAGAAATATCATATGAAAAGGAAAGGATCAGTCAACTCCGGAAAGAGGCTGAATATGAAAACCAGGAGATTTCGCGCTTACAATATGAGCTAGAAGTTGAGCGAAAAGCCTTGTCTATGGCCAG GGCTTGGGCTGAGGACGAGGCAAAAAGAGCAAGTGAACAGGCAAAAGCCCTGGAGGAGGCTAGAGATCGGTGGGAGAGGCAGGGCATCAAAGTAGTTGTTGATGATGACCTTCGGGAAGAGACCACTGCTGGTGTTTCATGGCTCAATGCTGGAAAGCAATTCTCAGTTGAAGGGACTGTTAGTAGGGCTGAAAACTTGATGGACAAACTGAAGGTAATGGCAGGGGATTTAAGAGGGAAATCCAGAGATATAATCAACACGATCATCCAGAAGATAGCCTTATTAATATCAAATTTGAGAGAATGGACCAGCAAGGCTGGAAAACGAGCTGAAGAAGTACAACATGCTGTCATTTCAAAGGCAAGTATATCAGCACAAGACTTGCAGCAAAGCACTGCAGAATTTAGCTTAGCTCTCAGGGAAGGGGCAAAGAAAGTTGCTGGAGATTGTAGGGAAGGAGTTGAGAAACTCACCCATAGGTTCAAGAcatga
- the LOC142619691 gene encoding uncharacterized protein LOC142619691 isoform X4, with the protein MASATWCPSSLQLRLALNCRNCRKSPAILVRTQLGNPGRRIRVFCVAQDEARNENGVERRRNEGPLVGSDSTADGFSGWSGSESDPVDSQSNKWFGGVVGAGVVGVILVSGLAFAAFSLSKRNSLKPDQHMKPLTTEQEVLLASDDQNDSVKEDEKAGGNVPEDTSLESSKALQVLPGKVLIPATVDQVQGQALAALQVLKVIEADVQPGDLCTRREYARWLVSASSALSRNTTSKVYPAMYIENVSELAFDDITPEDPDFSSIQGLAEAGLIASKLSRRDMLSSLDEDQSPFYFSPESPLSRQDLISWKMALEKRQLPEADRKKLHQISGFIDIDKIHSDACPALEADISAGEQGIIALAFGYTRLFQPDKPVTKAQAAIALATGEASDSVSEELARIEAESMAENAVAAHTALVAEVEKDVNASFEKELSLEREKIDAVQKMAEEARCELEKLRTDREIENIALMKERAAVESEMEVLSRLRREVEEQLQSLMSNKAEISYEKERISQLRKEAEYENQEISRLQYELEVERKALSMARAWAEDEAKRASEQAKALEEARDRWERQGIKVVVDDDLREETTAGVSWLNAGKQFSVEGTVSRAENLMDKLKVMAGDLRGKSRDIINTIIQKIALLISNLREWTSKAGKRAEEVQHAVISKASISAQDLQQSTAEFSLALREGAKKVAGDCREGVEKLTHRFKT; encoded by the exons ATGGCTTCTGCCACGTGGTGCCCGAGCTCGCTCCAGCTCCGACTAGCTCTCAATTGCAGGAATTGCAGGAAATCCCCTGCGATTCTGGTACGGACGCAGCTGGGGAATCCGGGTCGTCGGATTCGGGTGTTCTGTGTGGCTCAAGACGAAGCTAGAAATGAAAACGGAGTGGAACGGCGTCGTAATGAGGGTCCATTGGTCGGGTCGGATTCTACGGCTGACGGGTTCTCCGGTTGGTCCGGGTCCGAGTCCGACCCTGTTGATTCGCAGAGTAACAAGTGGTTTGGAg GGGTTGTGGGAGCAGGAGTAGTTGGAGTCATTCTTGTCTCAGGGCTTGCATTTGCAGCGTTCTCGTTGAGTAAACGAAACAGCTTAA AACCAGATCAACACATGAAGCCCTTGACTACTGAGCAGGAAGTGTTGCTGGCCTCTGATGACCAGAATGATAGTGttaaagaagatgaaaaagcaGGTGGCAATGTTCCAGAAGATACTAGTCTGGAAAGCAGTAAAG CTCTACAGGTGCTTCCTGGAAAGGTTTTGATTCCTGCAACTGTTGATCAGGTTCAAGGTCAGGCACTAGCTGCACTGCAAGTATTAAAG GTCATTGAGGCTGATGTTCAACCTGGTGATCTATGTACACGTCGTGAATATGCTCGTTGGTTAGTGTCTGCAAGCAGTGCTCTTTCAAG GAATACAACTTCAAAAGTATATCCTGCAATGTATATAGAGAATGTTTCTGAGCTAGCATTTGATGATATCACACCCGAGGAccctgatttttcatccattcaAG GCTTGGCTGAAGCTGGACTTATTGCAAGCAAGCTTTCAAGACGGGATATGCTTTCTTCTTTAGATGAAGATCAGAGCCCATTCTACTTCTCTCCAGAGAG CCCTCTATCACGTCAAGATCTTATCAGTTGGAAGATGGCCCTGGAGAAAAGACAGCTCCCAGAAGCCGACAGAAAG AAGCTGCACCAAATTTCTGGTTTTATAGACATTGATAAGATACACTCAGATGCTTGTCCCGCACTTGAAGCTGACATATCTGCTGGAGAACAGGGAATCATAGCTCTTGCATTTG GTTACACACGACTCTTCCAGCCAGATAAACCGGTCACAAAAGCCCAGGCTGCTATTGCCCTTGCTACTGGTGAGGCTTCTGATTCAGTGAGTGAGGAGCTTGCACGAATTGAAGCAGAATCAATGGCAGAAAATGCTGTTGCTGCACATACTGCTTTAGTAGCTGAAGTTGAGAAAGATGTCAATGCAAGTTTTGAAAAAGAACTTTCCTTAGAGAGGGAAAAGATTGACGCAGTGCAGAAAATGGCTGAAGAGGCAAGGTGTGAATTGGAAAAGTTAAGAACTgacagagagatagagaatATTGCCTTGATGAAGGAACGTGCGGCTGTTGAATCAGAAATGGAAGTGCTCTCACGGTTAAGGCGTGAGGTGGAGGAGCAGTTGCAGAGCCTAATGAGTAACAAGGCAGAAATATCATATGAAAAGGAAAGGATCAGTCAACTCCGGAAAGAGGCTGAATATGAAAACCAGGAGATTTCGCGCTTACAATATGAGCTAGAAGTTGAGCGAAAAGCCTTGTCTATGGCCAG GGCTTGGGCTGAGGACGAGGCAAAAAGAGCAAGTGAACAGGCAAAAGCCCTGGAGGAGGCTAGAGATCGGTGGGAGAGGCAGGGCATCAAAGTAGTTGTTGATGATGACCTTCGGGAAGAGACCACTGCTGGTGTTTCATGGCTCAATGCTGGAAAGCAATTCTCAGTTGAAGGGACTGTTAGTAGGGCTGAAAACTTGATGGACAAACTGAAGGTAATGGCAGGGGATTTAAGAGGGAAATCCAGAGATATAATCAACACGATCATCCAGAAGATAGCCTTATTAATATCAAATTTGAGAGAATGGACCAGCAAGGCTGGAAAACGAGCTGAAGAAGTACAACATGCTGTCATTTCAAAGGCAAGTATATCAGCACAAGACTTGCAGCAAAGCACTGCAGAATTTAGCTTAGCTCTCAGGGAAGGGGCAAAGAAAGTTGCTGGAGATTGTAGGGAAGGAGTTGAGAAACTCACCCATAGGTTCAAGAcatga